In Isoptericola jiangsuensis, the following proteins share a genomic window:
- a CDS encoding BMP family protein encodes MRSTRPAAVPSRPTALRHRGRRAAVGALLAGGLVVLTACSTTAEAEDDAPADGAEPLTVGVFLPGSTSDTGFMESAYLGYERAAEEHGDAVELSFVEEVAAADYEQTLQRFASTSDLVISVGGQTDADLRKVAPQFPDVKFVEIGGPADAEPLDNLAYYDPQQAEAEYLSGAVAALSSESGKVGFIGGVELPAIVNASVAFANGAEAAVPGTEVVTPQYIGDFNDPAKAKQAAAANYGVGVDVVGQIVNLGKQGIEQAAQDAGASMIGGPVPGECPADGPYVGYVRTDIGTEVEHAVQSVLDGTWEAAQVPFGLTSDLGGTEFVLCTDDADTAATLDELTAALAAGEVAAY; translated from the coding sequence ATGCGCAGCACCCGTCCCGCCGCCGTCCCGTCCCGCCCCACCGCCCTGCGCCACCGTGGCCGCCGCGCCGCCGTCGGCGCCCTCCTCGCGGGCGGCCTCGTCGTCCTGACCGCCTGCAGCACGACCGCCGAGGCCGAGGACGACGCGCCCGCCGACGGCGCCGAGCCCCTGACCGTCGGGGTGTTCCTGCCCGGCTCGACCTCGGACACCGGCTTCATGGAGTCCGCCTACCTCGGGTACGAGCGGGCCGCGGAGGAGCACGGCGACGCCGTCGAGCTGTCGTTCGTCGAGGAGGTCGCCGCCGCCGACTACGAGCAGACCCTCCAGCGGTTCGCCAGCACGTCCGACCTCGTCATCTCCGTCGGCGGGCAGACCGACGCCGACCTGCGCAAGGTCGCCCCCCAGTTCCCCGACGTGAAGTTCGTCGAGATCGGCGGTCCCGCCGACGCCGAGCCGCTGGACAACCTCGCCTACTACGACCCCCAGCAGGCGGAGGCCGAGTACCTGTCGGGCGCCGTCGCGGCGCTGTCGTCCGAGTCGGGCAAGGTCGGGTTCATCGGCGGCGTGGAGCTGCCCGCCATCGTCAACGCGTCCGTCGCGTTCGCGAACGGCGCCGAGGCCGCGGTGCCGGGCACCGAGGTCGTCACCCCGCAGTACATCGGCGACTTCAACGACCCGGCGAAGGCCAAGCAGGCCGCGGCCGCGAACTACGGCGTCGGGGTCGACGTCGTCGGGCAGATCGTCAACCTGGGCAAGCAGGGCATCGAGCAGGCCGCCCAGGACGCGGGCGCGTCGATGATCGGCGGCCCCGTCCCCGGCGAGTGCCCCGCCGACGGCCCGTACGTCGGGTACGTCCGCACCGACATCGGCACCGAGGTCGAGCACGCCGTGCAGTCCGTGCTGGACGGCACGTGGGAGGCCGCGCAGGTGCCGTTCGGCCTGACGTCCGACCTCGGCGGCACGGAGTTCGTGCTCTGCACGGACGACGCCGACACGGCCGCCACGCTCGACGAGCTGACGGCCGCGCTGGCCGCCGGCGAGGTCGCCGCGTACTGA